A window from Variovorax sp. PBL-E5 encodes these proteins:
- a CDS encoding amidase, which yields MPPDLHATRLALLAGSTHAGAEMERAIEAAESPACRHVFVRTMFDEARAAAAAAAPQQRLAGLAFSVKDLFDIAGQPTPAGSVVLSHAPAAKADAPAVARLRAAGGVPIGRSNMSEFAFSGVGVNPHHGTPTNAADAAVARIPGGSSSGAAVSVAAGAAFIGLGSDTGGSIRIPAALNGIVGFKSTARLVPTDGALPLSTTLDTACAMTRSVRDAITAHEILAARRVTAGAAPLAAYRLAVVKELFQDGLDATVARAFERTLRALRDAGARIEEIALPELADLSSINATGGFSAAESYAWHRLLLERSGAGYDSRVAQRILKGATMKAHEYIDLVHARRGWIARMERAMAPFDAMLSPTVPITAPPIAAVAPGALRDDEFFRVNALLLRNPSVVNMLDGCAISLPCHTPEELPVGLMLWHAALRDDAVLAIALQIESALAPQQQQ from the coding sequence ATGCCCCCTGACCTGCACGCCACCCGCCTCGCCCTGCTGGCGGGTTCCACCCATGCGGGCGCCGAGATGGAGCGGGCGATCGAGGCGGCCGAATCGCCGGCCTGCCGGCACGTCTTCGTGCGCACGATGTTCGACGAGGCGCGCGCGGCGGCAGCGGCCGCCGCACCGCAGCAGCGCCTCGCCGGCCTCGCGTTCTCGGTCAAGGACCTCTTCGACATCGCCGGTCAGCCGACGCCGGCCGGCTCCGTCGTGCTGTCCCATGCGCCGGCCGCCAAGGCGGATGCCCCGGCCGTCGCACGACTGCGCGCGGCGGGCGGTGTTCCGATCGGCCGCTCCAACATGAGCGAGTTCGCCTTCTCGGGCGTGGGCGTCAACCCGCACCACGGGACGCCGACCAACGCGGCCGATGCCGCCGTCGCGCGCATCCCGGGCGGCTCGTCGTCCGGCGCGGCGGTCTCGGTGGCGGCCGGTGCTGCCTTCATCGGGCTGGGCTCCGACACCGGCGGCTCGATCCGCATTCCCGCGGCGCTGAACGGCATCGTCGGGTTCAAGAGCACCGCGCGGCTGGTGCCGACCGACGGCGCCCTGCCGCTGTCGACCACGCTCGATACCGCCTGCGCCATGACGCGTTCCGTGCGCGACGCGATCACGGCGCACGAGATCCTCGCGGCGCGCCGCGTCACGGCCGGCGCCGCACCGCTGGCCGCCTATCGGCTGGCGGTGGTCAAGGAGCTGTTCCAGGACGGGCTCGATGCCACCGTGGCACGCGCCTTCGAACGCACCTTGCGCGCCTTGCGCGACGCCGGTGCGCGGATCGAGGAAATCGCCCTGCCTGAACTGGCCGACCTGTCATCGATCAATGCCACCGGCGGCTTTTCCGCCGCCGAATCCTATGCCTGGCACCGGCTGCTGCTGGAGCGCAGCGGCGCCGGCTATGACTCGCGCGTGGCGCAGCGCATCCTCAAGGGCGCCACCATGAAGGCGCACGAGTACATCGACCTCGTCCATGCGCGCCGCGGCTGGATCGCCCGCATGGAGCGCGCCATGGCGCCGTTCGATGCGATGCTGTCGCCCACCGTGCCGATCACCGCGCCGCCCATCGCCGCCGTCGCGCCCGGTGCGCTGCGCGATGACGAGTTCTTTCGCGTCAACGCGCTGCTGCTGCGCAACCCGTCGGTCGTCAACATGCTCGACGGCTGCGCCATCTCCCTGCCCTGCCATACGCCGGAGGAGCTGCCTGTGGGGCTCATGCTCTGGCATGCGGCCCTGCGCGACGATGCGGTGCTGGCGATCGCGCTGCAGATTGAAAGCGCGCTCGCGCCACAACAACAACAATAA
- the rpsB gene encoding 30S ribosomal protein S2, whose protein sequence is MSTTMREMLEAGVHFGHQTRFWNPKMAPFIFGHRNKIHIINLEKSLPMFQDAMKYAKQLTANRGTILMVGTKRQAREIVAAEARRAGVPFVDTRWLGGMLTNFKTVKTSIKRLKDMKAQQEAGLDALSKKEQLTFTREIEKLEKDIGGIQDMTALPDAIFVIDVGFHKIAVAEAKKLGIPLIGVVDSNHSPEGIDYVIPGNDDSSKAVTLYARGIADAIIEGRSSATSDVVKAVAEGSGDEFVEVEEGASA, encoded by the coding sequence ATGTCGACCACCATGCGCGAAATGCTGGAAGCCGGTGTCCATTTCGGTCACCAAACCCGCTTCTGGAACCCCAAGATGGCCCCGTTCATCTTCGGCCATCGCAACAAGATTCACATCATCAACCTGGAAAAATCGCTGCCGATGTTCCAGGACGCGATGAAGTACGCCAAGCAGCTCACCGCCAACCGCGGCACCATCCTGATGGTCGGCACCAAGCGCCAGGCCCGCGAGATCGTGGCCGCCGAAGCGCGCCGCGCCGGCGTGCCCTTCGTCGACACCCGCTGGCTCGGCGGCATGCTGACCAACTTCAAGACCGTCAAGACCTCGATCAAGCGCCTGAAGGACATGAAGGCCCAGCAGGAAGCCGGCCTCGACGCCCTGAGCAAGAAAGAGCAGCTCACCTTCACCCGCGAGATCGAGAAGCTTGAGAAGGACATCGGCGGCATCCAGGACATGACCGCGCTGCCCGACGCCATCTTCGTGATCGACGTGGGCTTCCACAAGATCGCCGTGGCCGAAGCCAAGAAGCTCGGCATTCCGCTGATCGGCGTGGTCGACTCCAACCACTCGCCCGAAGGCATCGACTACGTGATCCCGGGCAACGACGACTCCTCCAAGGCCGTCACGCTGTATGCCCGCGGCATCGCCGACGCGATCATCGAAGGCCGCTCCAGCGCCACCAGCGACGTGGTCAAGGCCGTGGCCGAAGGCAGTGGCGACGAGTTCGTCGAAGTGGAAGAGGGCGCTTCCGCCTGA
- the tsf gene encoding translation elongation factor Ts, producing the protein MATITASMVGELRAKTDAPMMECKKALTEADGNMDKAEELLRIKLGNKAGKASGRITAEGVVTAFVDGDAGAMVEINCETDFVTKNDSFLAMANAAAMLIAKNNPADLAALGALPYAQDGFGPTLEDVRKGLIGKIGENMSFRRFKRFAGNGKLASYLHGTRIGVMVEFEGDDTSAKDVAMHIAAMKPVAISSADVPADLIEKERAVAAGKAEEDRKVAEAAGKQPQPAEIVAKRIEGGVQKYLKEVSLHNQAFVKNDKQTVEQMLKAANTTIKGFTLYVVGEGIEKKVDDFAAEVAAQVAAAKAAS; encoded by the coding sequence ATGGCAACAATCACCGCAAGCATGGTCGGCGAACTGCGCGCAAAGACCGACGCGCCGATGATGGAATGCAAGAAGGCCCTGACCGAAGCCGACGGCAACATGGACAAGGCCGAAGAGCTGCTGCGCATCAAGCTGGGCAACAAGGCCGGCAAGGCCTCGGGCCGCATCACGGCCGAAGGCGTGGTCACCGCCTTCGTCGACGGCGATGCCGGCGCGATGGTCGAGATCAACTGCGAAACCGACTTCGTCACCAAGAACGACAGCTTCCTCGCGATGGCCAATGCCGCCGCGATGCTGATCGCCAAGAACAATCCGGCCGACCTGGCTGCGCTCGGTGCGCTGCCCTACGCGCAGGACGGCTTCGGCCCCACGCTCGAGGACGTGCGCAAGGGCCTGATCGGCAAGATCGGCGAGAACATGAGCTTCCGCCGCTTCAAGCGCTTCGCCGGCAATGGCAAGCTGGCCTCGTACCTGCACGGCACGCGCATCGGCGTGATGGTGGAGTTCGAAGGCGACGACACCTCGGCCAAGGACGTTGCGATGCACATTGCCGCCATGAAGCCGGTCGCGATCTCCAGCGCCGACGTGCCGGCCGACCTGATCGAGAAGGAACGTGCGGTCGCTGCCGGCAAGGCCGAGGAAGACCGCAAGGTCGCCGAAGCCGCCGGCAAGCAGCCGCAGCCGGCCGAGATCGTGGCCAAGCGCATCGAGGGCGGCGTGCAGAAGTACCTCAAGGAGGTCTCGCTGCACAACCAGGCTTTCGTGAAGAACGACAAGCAGACCGTCGAGCAGATGCTCAAGGCCGCCAACACCACCATCAAGGGCTTCACGCTCTATGTGGTCGGCGAAGGCATCGAAAAGAAGGTCGACGACTTCGCGGCCGAAGTGGCGGCGCAGGTCGCGGCCGCCAAGGCTGCGTCCTAA
- the pyrH gene encoding UMP kinase gives MSDDRPAHKRILLKLSGEALMGDDAFGINRATIVRMVGEVAEVVNMGVEVAVVIGGGNIFRGVAGGSVGMDRATADYMGMLATVMNALALADAMNKQGLIARVMSAIAIEQVVEPYVRPKALQYLEEGKVVIFAAGTGNPFFTTDTAAALRGAEIGAELVLKATKVDGVYSADPKKDPSATRYASLTFDQAIAQNLGIMDATAFALCRDQNLPIKVFSIFKNGALRRVVMGEDEGTLVHA, from the coding sequence ATGTCCGACGACCGCCCGGCCCACAAGCGAATCTTGTTGAAGCTGTCGGGCGAGGCATTGATGGGTGACGATGCCTTCGGCATCAACCGCGCCACCATCGTCCGCATGGTGGGCGAGGTGGCCGAGGTCGTGAACATGGGCGTCGAGGTGGCCGTCGTGATCGGCGGCGGCAACATCTTCCGCGGCGTTGCCGGCGGCTCGGTCGGCATGGACCGCGCCACCGCCGACTACATGGGCATGCTGGCCACCGTCATGAACGCGCTGGCACTGGCCGACGCGATGAACAAGCAGGGCCTGATCGCCCGCGTCATGTCGGCGATCGCGATCGAGCAGGTCGTGGAGCCCTATGTGCGTCCGAAGGCGCTGCAGTACCTCGAGGAGGGCAAGGTGGTGATCTTCGCCGCCGGCACCGGCAATCCCTTCTTCACGACGGACACGGCGGCGGCGCTGCGCGGTGCGGAGATCGGCGCCGAGCTGGTCCTCAAGGCCACCAAGGTCGATGGCGTCTACAGCGCCGACCCCAAGAAGGACCCGAGCGCCACGCGCTACGCGTCGCTCACCTTCGACCAGGCCATCGCACAGAATCTCGGCATCATGGACGCCACGGCCTTCGCGCTGTGCCGCGATCAGAACCTGCCGATCAAGGTGTTCTCGATCTTCAAGAATGGCGCGCTCCGGCGCGTCGTCATGGGCGAGGACGAAGGTACCCTGGTCCACGCCTGA
- the frr gene encoding ribosome recycling factor has translation MTIAEIRSATDAKMNQSLAAFQNNLTKIRTGRANPALLDSIHVDYYGSSVPLSQVANVSLLDSRTISVQPWEKGMGAKIEKAIRESDLGLNPASMGDLIRVPLPPMSEERRREMTKLVRNEGESAKIATRNLRRDANDAIKKLVKDKLASEDDQKRAEAEIQKVTDRHIGEIDRLIAAKEAEIMAV, from the coding sequence ATGACCATTGCAGAGATCCGCAGCGCGACCGACGCCAAGATGAACCAGTCGCTCGCCGCCTTCCAGAACAACCTCACCAAGATCCGCACCGGCCGCGCCAATCCGGCATTGCTGGATTCGATCCACGTCGACTACTACGGCTCCTCGGTGCCGCTGTCGCAGGTGGCGAACGTATCGCTGCTCGACTCGCGCACCATCAGCGTCCAGCCGTGGGAAAAGGGCATGGGCGCGAAGATCGAAAAGGCGATCCGCGAGAGCGACCTCGGTCTGAATCCGGCGTCGATGGGCGACCTGATCCGCGTGCCGCTGCCGCCGATGAGCGAGGAGCGCCGCCGCGAGATGACCAAGCTGGTGCGCAACGAGGGCGAGTCCGCGAAGATCGCGACCCGCAACCTGCGCCGCGATGCCAACGACGCGATCAAGAAACTGGTCAAGGACAAGCTGGCATCGGAAGACGACCAGAAGCGCGCCGAGGCCGAGATCCAGAAAGTGACCGACCGCCACATCGGCGAGATCGATCGGCTGATAGCGGCCAAAGAGGCGGAGATCATGGCCGTCTGA
- the uppS gene encoding polyprenyl diphosphate synthase codes for MTTAAAIPHHIAIVMDGNGRWATRRFLPRIAGHKQGVESLRRCVKACTDRGVRVLTVFAFSSENWNRPIEEVSGLMDLMVVALGREVPKLIKDGVRLHFIGERGGLSERIAAGLVQAEAATAHNTRLVLNVCFNYGGRWDIARAAAQLVARGEALTEANLDAAMALAHVPDPDLFIRTGGEQRLSNFLLWQSAYAELFFSDRLWPEFDEAALDEAIAAFQRRERRYGKTSAQIAGNAQRDQQTA; via the coding sequence ATGACGACCGCTGCCGCCATTCCTCATCACATTGCCATCGTCATGGATGGCAACGGGCGTTGGGCCACGCGCCGCTTTCTGCCACGCATCGCGGGGCACAAGCAGGGGGTCGAGTCGCTGCGCCGCTGCGTCAAGGCCTGCACGGACCGCGGCGTCCGGGTCCTCACGGTGTTCGCCTTCTCGTCCGAGAACTGGAATCGGCCGATCGAAGAGGTCTCGGGCCTGATGGACCTGATGGTCGTCGCGCTCGGCCGTGAAGTTCCGAAGCTGATCAAGGACGGCGTGCGCCTGCATTTCATCGGCGAGCGCGGCGGCCTGTCCGAGAGGATCGCAGCCGGCCTTGTCCAGGCGGAGGCGGCGACAGCGCACAATACCCGCCTCGTGCTCAACGTTTGCTTCAACTATGGTGGCCGCTGGGACATCGCGCGCGCAGCGGCGCAACTCGTCGCGCGTGGCGAAGCGCTCACCGAGGCCAACCTCGATGCGGCGATGGCGCTCGCGCATGTTCCGGATCCCGATCTCTTCATTCGCACCGGCGGCGAGCAGCGGCTGTCCAACTTCCTTCTCTGGCAGAGCGCCTACGCCGAGCTGTTCTTCAGCGATCGGCTGTGGCCCGAGTTCGATGAAGCCGCGCTCGACGAGGCGATCGCAGCGTTCCAGCGCCGCGAGCGCCGGTACGGCAAGACGTCCGCGCAGATCGCGGGCAACGCGCAGCGCGAT